From Aegilops tauschii subsp. strangulata cultivar AL8/78 chromosome 5, Aet v6.0, whole genome shotgun sequence:
AATCAGTGATCTTCGTTAGTCGTTAGGCACAAAGTTGATGGTTTTTTATGCCCTGACTCAAATATGGTACTAAGTTGTTACCCTAACCCCAAGTGTGATAGTTTTGGATAAATAACTCCCTCCTCCCCATTTTCAAGTGGGTGGGCCCCTTCCTCCCCAATCCTCCGATACTAATCCCCCAGCTGACTCGTAGGTGTAGTATTACCCGTTCCACGAGCAATGCTACATCTAATAAAACTTACTTTAAGTTTTACGTAAATAACCAGACGACAAACTGTGATTGGGATTAGAGAGGAGGAGGGGCCCACCCCCTAGAAATCAGGCGGGGAGAGAGAATGTTGTGAAGGAAAGTTAAGTGAGGCTTCGTAAGTTGTTAGTAGATGTAGTATTATTCCCCTTCCCACACCTGCCTCTCGtctccttttctttctttctttttgaaattttctcGTCTCCTTTTTTGAGTTGTGGCTCTCATCCAAGGCAGAAGCCCTCTTGAAGACTTGGCTCCCGACAAACGCTCCCACTCCATCCCTCCTTTCCGTGACTAGCTCTTCCCCTGTTCTCTCTGACCGATCCAAACGAACCATGCATGTCCTAATCACCAATCTCTAGATCTCCTTCCTTCTGCATTGGCCCGGCCGCCTCACTCCACCTGTGTGTCAGTCCGTGCACGGCAGAACATGGCTGACACAGCTCGTCACCCATTGCTGATCTTGCTTGCCGTTGTGGCCGCTACCGCGATCATCGTGGCCATCAGTGTGGCTGTAGTGTTGTACCACAAAAGGAACAAGAGGAAGAAGAACAGGGAGCTCAGCGACGCCGGGTCACGCACGTCTGCAAGGTGGTTGCCGCAATACAACTCTTACGCCGTTGGTAAGTCGTTCACATTCGAGGAGATAAGGGAGGCAAGCAGTAATTTCGCACAGTCGCTGGTGATCGGCGTGGGCGGCTTTGGGAAAGTGTTCTGCGGCGTCGTGGACGACGGTACCAAGAAAGTGGCCATCAAGCGGTGGAACCCGTCACCGGAGCAGAGCATGCACGAGGTCCAGGCGAAGATCGAGGCGCTGTCCAAGCTGCAGCACCCGCACCTTGTCTCCCTCATTGGCTTTTGTCTGTTTAAGAAGGAGATGATCCTCGTGTGGGAATACATGGAGCACGGCACGCTTCGGGAGCACCTGTACAACAACAGCGGCAAGCCGGTGCTATCATGTTCATGGCGGCACCGCCTCCACATGTGCATCGGTGCCGCGCGGGGCTTGCACTACCTCCACACCGGCGGCATCATCCACCGGAACGTCAAGACCACCACCATCCTCATCGACAAGAATTGGGTCGCCAAGGTGTCGGACTTCGGCTTCCCCAAGTCCGCCCTGACCAGGGCGAGCCAAATGCACCTCAGCACCAGTCATGTCAACGGGAGCTACGGATACACTGACCCGGAGTATTTTTGTCGGGAGCAGCTCACTGACAAGTCAGACGTCTACTCCTTCGGCGTCGTGCTCTTCGAGGTGCTTATGGCAAGGACGGCGCTGAACCCGGCGCTGCCAAGTGACCAGGTCAGCCTCGCCAATTACGCGCTTGCCTGCCAGCGGAACGGCACCCTGCCGGACGCCGTCGACCCGGTGATCAAGGACGAGATCACGCCAGAATGCCTCGAGAAATTCGCCGAGACGGCCGTGAAGTGCCTCGCTGACCAAGGCATGGAGCGGCCTACCATGGGGGGCGTGTTGTCCAACCTAGAGCTGGCGATGCAGCTGCTTAATTCCATGCCGATGCAAAATAAACCACTGATACAACAAAATCATATGTTGTATGTGTAGTGGTTTTTGCACTTATTTTAGCGGATTTGCTAATTCACTGTAGGTAGCAGCTTGAATTTTGAAATTGTGTTAGTCGATTTCTTGACGTATTTTTTCTGGACTGTTTTTGTGAGCTGGTTTGGCCCGCTTCTTTCTTAGgaaacttcattattttgattttgtttgaattttattttattttcttactTTTTAAGGGTAGAGAGTGGTTTTCTACACCCATCCTTGGTGCACCCACAGTGCATCCACGCAAGAAAACATACCAAAACATTTTGAAAAAATCTGAAAATTTGTGGGAATGATCATCAACAAATGTTAAAGAGGCTTGCCAAGTTTGGTGGTCAAATGACATCGGAGGAGCTCTATATGTCTTCTTGCGTGGGTGCACCGAGGGTAGGTTCAACCACTACTTTTCCTAAAGgttaataccaatgccactaccttataaacttcattattttgatattgattttgtttttgttattattttattttctttctttttagtcATAATACCAATGCCTCTAATTCATTCCTTCTTATGAAATTTCTTTTTATGAAAAATCCACTATTGTACACAACTTGGCTTAAGGGCATTAAGGGTGAACAAACTCCAGCGCGGACTCCGCCTCCAGCCGCAACTCCTTCGCCTCCGAGTTCTTCAGGGGTACTCGCCCGACTCAGTTGCTTGTTCACCCTTGACACACAACTTGCCCGACATCTACCAGTTGCATGCCCATTCTTGATACGTTACTTGGCCATAGCGGGCCAGTGCATGTCCTTCTTTGACAAACAACTCACCCGATCAAGTTGCATGTCCACCCTCGACAGGCAACTTGCCTGCCCCAGTTGCAACTCTACCATATATTCCCAACTAGGCTTTCTATTTGCCTCGTTTGCACGTCCATCATTGACTCGCAATCGGGCCTCGACCCTTTTTTTTGTCAAAGTTACAAGTTCACACTCGACTAGCAAACTAGTAGCGACTTTTTCTGTCATAGTTACAAGTCCaacctcgactcgcaactggtcCTAACATTTTTTTTCTTGTTTCGACCTTTTGCTTCGGTTGCAAGTTCACCCTCCACTCATAATTAGGCCTGATCCTTTTTCGTCCCAGTTGCAAGTACACACTCAACATGCAAAATAACCCCTCAACCTTTTTTCCCAAGTTACAAGTCCACCCCAGACTCGCAACTGGGCCTGACTTTATTTTGTCTCATTTGCAAGCCCACCCTCAACTCACAAATTGGATCTGAGTTTTTTTCTGCTCAGTTGTAAGTCCACCCTCGACCTGCAACTGATCGTCGACCCTTTTTCTTGTCCCAACTGGAAGTCCACCCTTTGACCCGTAACTGGGCCCGACATTTTTTTGTACCAGTTTCACATCCATCTTCGACTCGCATCAAGGCAAGAGCTACCTTGttttgtcctagttgcaagtccacacTCGACATGCAACCGGACCCTAGCATTTtttcctagttgcaagtccacccttgaTATGAAACTGGCCCTCGACCCCTTTTTATGCCTCAGTTGCAGTTCGTCCTTTGACCCGCAACCCGATAGTATTTTTGTACCAGTTTCAAGTTCACTCTTGATTCGCAACTAGACCCGAGCTATGTTTTttccctagttgcaagtccacacTCGACACGCAACCAGACCATGACATTCCCCCCCCTActtgcaagtccaccctcaacttgcaactggggccccagttgcaagtccactctCGACTCATAACTGGGTACGATCTTTTTTATCCTAGTTACAAGTCCACCATCGACATGCAACTGGAGGTGGCAAGACCAAGATTTTTTCCTctctttattatttattttatttttctacTATTCCAAAATTCCTTTCCTTTTCTTGTCTTTTTCAATAGTTAATGGGAATAGAATTGAACATATTTTTAAATGAATGATGTATGTAATTTTAAATACGCAACAAACATTTATAAAAGACAAATAAAATATTTTTAAATACGTGAAGTATATTTCTTAAATAATGTTAAACGATTTTTAAACGGTTTTGCTAATTCTCATCTAGATGAAGCTTTGCCACATCAAAATTTTCCACTACACAATCAATTGCTAAAATATTTTGTCGAAACTATTTGATCGATGTGTCCTGTGTGGTTGTGTTCCACATCGGCCCATTTTTCTGGTCGCACGCTAGGGCCTCTATGTCCTGTGTGTCTCTGCTGCATCGATGTGTGTGCATGTCCGTCCCTTGTCGGTCATGTGTTTTGTTTGCATGCCCGTTGGGCTTTGAGGTTTCACGCATGTGTAGTGTAGGGTCAATGGGTGTACGTGTTTTCCAATATGTTTAAACTGGTACATAATGGGAACAATGTCCTACGATTTTTTCCCGAAAAATGTTTTAAGAAAAATAACGTGATAAGTTTGCATGTCTGCCTCTAATGCGCAATTACACATTGCAAAGTCACCCTTAACTTTCAGCTGGTttgatccccccccccccccacacacatcCTCAGTTGCAAGTATAGCAACAATTTGCAACCAAGCCTGACATTTTTTTCTGCCCCAGTTACAAGTCCATCCTCAACTCACAACTAGGCTTCAAGTATTTTTTTTCTCCAGTTGCAAGTCCGCCATCAACTCACAACTGGGCTCGACTTGGGTCCGGCACCCTTTTTTGCCTTGGTTGCAAAGTGACCCTAAAGTTCTAAGTGGGCAAATATTTTTTTCTACCTCATTTGCAAGTCCACCAATAGCTAGGTCCGATCCTTTTTCTTTGCTTCAATATCAAGTCCACCCTCTACTTCTAATTGGGCCCGAAGTTCTTTtctcccagttgcaagtccaccatcgacTCGTAACTGGGCGCGATCTAGGCCCAACCTTTTTCCGCATCAGTTGCAGGTCCACCATCGACTCGCGACTGGACCCAAAGTTTTTTTTGTCTCAATTGCATATCCACTCTTGACTCGCAACTAGGCCCAAATATTTGTTGTCCCAGTTACAAGTCCACCATTGATTCGTAACTACGCTCGATCCTGGCCTGATTGATTTTTGTCTTAGTTGCAAACTCAAGCTCAACTTGTAACTGGACCCAACCTTTTTTGCACATCAAATGCAAGTCTACAGACAACTTGCAACCAAGCCCCATCCTTTTTTTGCCTCggttgcaagtccaccatcgacTCACAACTGGTCCTAAAGTATTTTTTTGTCCCAGTTACAGATCCATCATGGACCCACAACTGAGCTTGATCTGGGCCCAACCTTTTTGCCTTGGTTGCGACTCCACCAACAACTTATAACCGAGCCCAACCCTTTTTTCTGCCTAGTCCTTGAAAAGAACGACATATCATTGGGCCGGCCTTGTTAACAGGAGGCCACAAGTGCATGTGTTTGCATCTCTAATGGAGAGCAACTAGTTGACGAGCGCTCATTCGGGAGCCTCACAACGATCAGCCCACTTGGCATGCTCtcagccgccgccacgtgtcgcgctctgggcgcTCTCTTCGATCTTTTTaatttttccgcacgcgttttcgtCTTTTAAAACAGTTTTCCCCGGGgtttttttcgacgttttggtttttcatcggtcttccttagcttttgggCAAAGAAATTTGAgcaaaaaaacgtgtttttttcctttcacgagaggcacggttttacttccgcgagagtcacggttttgctttttAGAGAGACCGAGCCATGCCTCTCGGAAACAAAAAAACGCATTTTCTGTATTTTTTTCTTCCGTTAGAGGCACATTTTGCGTCCGCCAGAGTCACGGTTTTTCTTTCACGAGAGACACGACCGTGCCTCTAAGAAACAAAAAAAAGTAcgttttttttttattttttttcttccgcTAGAGGCACAATTTTGCTTTcatgagaggcacggttgtgatttcgcgagaggcatggccgtgcctctttcggaaaggggaAATAAACCGAGCTCCCGGGATGATTGTTTCGTTCGGTTTTTTCGTgtaaaaaagttcgtcaaaacccaTTAACACGGTATCTAGTTTtaaagatctcgacgcgaggaatccaacggtgaaaacggttcgagatttgcaCACACGGTTTAAGAGGTAAAATGTTTTGAATAATCGGATctacgaaaaaaaagaaaactcaTAGTATGCGACAAGGGACGCACATGTAGCACGCCACTTGTCATAACCTTAGAAGGTGAGAGTGATCTTTGTGAGAAGCACTCCTCAATTAATAATTTCGTCTCTACTATCAGCAAAAATGCTACACACACGGATCTTTAGGGGGCTGCAACGGACCCCTTCCATCTTACTCTTAAACTACCCCTGATTTTTATGGGGTGGGGCCCGGTTCACCTCTTCTTTCCAATGACACCTTTCCACATCAGCACGTCCTGTAAAAATCCGTGAAATTATTCCGTGTGTGTAGCAAAGCCGCTACTGTCAGTCAACAAGCCGTTTCCTGTTCGACGCTTAATGAGCCCATTACAACGTATTCCGTAGCGAGCGCCCACGCGAGAGGTGTCCTCGCTGTTGACCGGCCAACCCACGTCAGATCCCCTTTTAACCTGTTTTAGAAAGCTTCCAAATGTATTTTgcctttctttttattttcctttttattagGTTTTTCTCTAGTTTTCGTTTTCACTGGTTTCACTGTGTTTTTTGGTttcctctttctttctttttctttttttctttttcattttttcctttttctttatccattttaaatttcatgatttttttaaattgcaAACAATTTTTAATTTTTGTTAACTTCTTCAAATCAATAATTGTTTATAGTTTTCATGAAGATTTTTAAATCTATGAATGTTCTTTTTAAATCCGCAAAATtgtttcaaatttgtgaactttttgcAAATCCCTTACATTTCTCAAATTCCTAAATATTTTCTAAATTCATGAGCATTTTTAAAATATGCGTACTTTCTTCAAATTGGTGAAGTTCTTTTTCAAActcgtgaacttttttcaaatccatgaagttttcaaaatcatgatttttttcgTTTGAAATCGCAAACTTGTTTTAAGTGTTACGAGCAAAATACAATGATCAAGATATTGATCTGTGGACAGCAGTGGAAGATATCCTTATGTACCTGAGAAGTACTTGGGGGCATATTTCTCGTAATGGACATGATGAAGAGTTAAGTTGTAAAATATTACACCGATGCAAGCTCGTTCTAAGTTACGTCAGTGCTATCTTCACTAGTGATACAAATGATTTTTGATTTTAATTATGGTTTTGTAATTACACAAACTGGTGGCACAGTAAGGTGGAATTATTTTGAGCACAAACTGTGACAGATTTGACAATAGAGGCTAAAGTATATTGCTTCTTTGGAAGTGGCAATGGAGGGTGTTTGAACTAAAGAAGTTCGTCATCGAGTATCGTAGTTTTGTCACaacagatgtcctcgtgaaaggattAAGTCTTGAGGCCATGGCAACTAGGTGGTGCCTTGAACGGGGTTGATCGAAAACGAAGGACACGAGTTACCCAAGTTTGGCGCATCATGGTGGAGGTAAAATCCTACTCCTGCCtgattgatattgatgatgatCTCGATTACAAGGATTCACTTTCACTACCTATATTTTGAGTGGTTGTAACCTAACTTTGGGTCCTAGGAACTACCATTTATATAACAGGTTGAGTCCCTAGTTTTACAGAAGAATACGGATCGTACTCTTAACCCGTATCTTGCTCGATCTCATATTGATCGTGCTCTCCAAGTTTAGGAAACTTCTCCTAGGCCTCTGCATGCACAAGGCTCATGTGAGAGCTGGTCATCAGGCCGAGTCTTGTTTTGGACCTTTGGTTTCTCTTCTGGCTTGGCTCTTCCATGACTCGGAAGTGGTGTGAATCCTAAAGCTTACAAGCTCAAAGATCGGGTCacacttgaaggaaatatgccgtagaggcaataataaatttgttattttatatttccttattcatgataaatgtttattattcatgctagaatcgtattaactggaaacttgatacatgtgtgaatacatagacaaaacaccgtgtccctagtatatatgcctctactagactagctcgttgatcaaagatggttaaattttcctagccatggacatgagttgtcatttgataaacgggatcacatcattagtggaatgatgtgatggacaagacccatccgttagcttagcataatgatcgttcagttttattgctactgctttcttcgtGTCAAATATATATTcctccgactatgagattatgcaactcacggACACCGGAGGAAagccttatgtgctatcaaacgtcacaatgtaactgggtgattataaagatgctctacagctatctccgaaggtgttcgttgggttggcatagatcgagactaggatttgtcactccgagtatcggagaggtatctctgtgccctctcggtaatgcacatcatatgaagccttgcaagcaatgtgactaatgagttagttacgggatgatgcactacagaacgagtaaagagacttctcggtaacgagatttaactaggtatgaagataccgacgattgaatctcgggcaagtaacataccgatgacaaagggaataacgtatgttgacATTGTGGttcggccgataaagatcttcgtagaatatgtgggaaccaatatgagcatgcaggttccgctattggttattaaccggagaggtgtctcgatcatgtctacatagttctcgaacccgtagggtccgcacgcttaacgttcgatgacgatgtgtattatatgagttatgtgttttggtgaccgaaggttgttctgagtcctggatgagatgacggacatgacgaggagtctctaaatggttgagaggtaaatattgatatattggaaggttatattcagaCACCAGAATTGTTCCGGAGAGgtttgggtatttttcggagtaccaaggggttaccggaaccccccggggaagtattgggccttaatgggccatagtggagaggaggaggcaggccacaagaggtggcgcgccccccgccatggggagtctgaattggactaggggagggggcgcggcccccctttccctctccctctccctctctttccctctttccccTCCGTTGGAAAGGAGGGGGGGCGACTAGGGCTTGGAGTCCTAGTGGGACTCCCCCCCACTTGGCACGCCCCCTAGGGCCGGTGGCCTCCCCtatcctcctttatatacgggggcaagggggcactcCAAAGCACaatagttgtttcttagccgtgtgcggtgcccccctccactatttactcctccggtcatattgtcgtagtgcttaggcgaagccctgcgcggatcacatcaccaacaccgtcaccacaccatcttgctgacggaactcatcgaCTCCTTCGTACCTCTACTGGagcaagagttcgagggacgtcatcaagctgaacgtgtgcagaactcagaggtgccgtacgttcgctacttgatcggttgattcgagaagacattcgactacatcaaccgcgttaagttaacgcttccgttttcggtctacgagggtacctggacacactctccccctctcgttgctatgcatctcctagatagatcttgcgtgagcgtaggaatttttttgaaattgtatgatacgtttcccaacagtggcatccgagccaggtctatgcgtagatgatatgcacgagtagaacacaaagagttgtgggcggtgatcgtcatacttcttaccaccgatgtcttattttgattcgacggtattgtttgatgaagcggcccggaccaaccttataTGACCAATGTCTTATATGGTtctcgctttattgtatgaaatacaaACACTATGTAATTGCTTTACTGTATCACcaagcgatagcgatagtcgtagaagcaatggTTAGTGatacgaccacgacgctacgatggagatcaaggtgtcaagccggtgacgatggagatcatgacgttgcttcgatgatggagatcaaaagcacaagatgatgatgaccatatcatgtcacatattttgattgcatgtgatctttatctttatgcatcttattttgcttagtacggcggtagcattataagatgatcccttactaaaatttcaaggtataagtgttctccccgagtatgcacccttgcaaaagttcttcgtgctgagacaccacgtgatgatcgggtgtgataaactctacattcaaatacaacgggtgcaagccagtttggcacacgcggaatactcgggttaaacttgacgaaccTGGCATATacatatatggcctcggaacactggagatggaaaggtcgaacgtgaatcatatagtagacatgattaacatagtgatgttcaccattgatgaatacttcatctcacgtgatgatcagacatggtttagttgatttggatccgTATCATTTAGATGTcttgagggatgtctatataagtgggagttcttaagtaatatgattaattgaacttaatttatcatgaacttagtcctgatagtttttgcatatctatgttgtagaccaatggctcgtgctaccgttcctttgaattttagtgtgttcctagagaaagctaagttataagatgatggtagcaactacacggactgggtccgtaacttgaggattatcctcattgccgcacagaagaattatgtccttgatgcaccgctaggtgtaccacctgccccagcaactacagacattgtgaatgcctagcagtcgcgtgttg
This genomic window contains:
- the LOC109733112 gene encoding receptor-like protein kinase FERONIA → MADTARHPLLILLAVVAATAIIVAISVAVVLYHKRNKRKKNRELSDAGSRTSARWLPQYNSYAVGKSFTFEEIREASSNFAQSLVIGVGGFGKVFCGVVDDGTKKVAIKRWNPSPEQSMHEVQAKIEALSKLQHPHLVSLIGFCLFKKEMILVWEYMEHGTLREHLYNNSGKPVLSCSWRHRLHMCIGAARGLHYLHTGGIIHRNVKTTTILIDKNWVAKVSDFGFPKSALTRASQMHLSTSHVNGSYGYTDPEYFCREQLTDKSDVYSFGVVLFEVLMARTALNPALPSDQVSLANYALACQRNGTLPDAVDPVIKDEITPECLEKFAETAVKCLADQGMERPTMGGVLSNLELAMQLLNSMPMQNKPLIQQNHMLYV